The Candidatus Coatesbacteria bacterium sequence TTATGGCTGGACGAGGTGCTTCGGCGGTCTCATTCGGGGTGCCTTGTCGATAAGGTCCCTGTCGAATGCCGACCGTCCTGGGATAGCGACCGTGCCGATTGCCCGGTCCCCAGTCCAGCCCACCCGGCTCGGTGGGGGGTTGACGAGTTTCCCGCCGCGCAGGCGGGACGGCGTCAAGACCCCGGGGAAGGGTGTTGCTGCTGCGCTTAGACGCGGAAGTGGGCGAAGGCCTTGTTGGCCTCGGCCATGCGGTGCGTGTCCTCGCGCTTCTTGACGGAGGCGCCGACGCCGTTATGGGCGTCGATCAGCTCCATGGCTAGCTTATTGGTCATGCCGTGCTCGTGACGCTTGCGGGCGAAAGAGATCATCCAGCGGATGGCCAGGGTGACCTTGCGCTCCGGCGAAACCTCGAGGGGCACCTGGTAGGTGGCGCCGCCGATGCGGCGGCTCTTGACCTCGAGGGTCGGCTTGACGTTCTTGAGGGCGTCCTGGAAGACCTGGAAGCCTTCCTTGCCCGTTTTCTTTTCGACGAGCTCGAGGGCGTCGTAGAAGATGTGCTCGGCGGTGGACTTCTTGCCGTCGTACATCAGATTGTTGATGAAGCGCGTCACCAACGGTGAACCGTGAAGTGGATCCGGGGTCAGCTTGCGCCGGGAGACCTTCTGTCTGCGGGACATGGGCTAACCCTCCTTCCGGGTGCCGTACTTGGAACGCTGCTGCTTGCGACCGCTGACGCCGATAGCGTCCAGGGTGCCGCGGACGATGTGGTAGCGCACGCCGGGAAGATCCTTGACACGGCCGCCGCGGACCAGCACGATGCTGTGCTCCTGCAGGTTGTGGCCCTCGCCGGGGATGTAGCTGGTTACCTCAATCCCGTTGGTCAGACGCACACGGGCGACCTTGCGCAGGGCCGAGTTCGGCTTCTTGGGCGTCACGGTCCAGACGCGGGTGCAGACGCCCTTGCGCTGCGGACAGGACTGCAGGGCCGGCGACTTGGTCTTTTTCCGGTGGACCTTGCGACCCTTGCGGACGAGCTGGTTGACGGTCGGCATCGGTGTTTCTACCTCGGATGCGTTGTAAGGGCGCTTAGCGGGAAAGAGTCCGGCGAGCGGTTCGTTACATCCACCCGTTAGCCCTTGGTAAATCGTAACTTACTCAGCAATAGCCTCAAAGCAGTGCGCTCGAAGGGCGATGAGAATAAGATAGCCTCCCGGAGTCTGTCAAGGTTTTTCGTCGGACAAAAGCGCGCCGACACACCGCCGACACAACTACCGGGGCGACCGCCCCCGCGAAAAATAGCATCCCTTGACCAAACGGTTCACCAGCGCCCGTACCGCCGGAACCGGCACGGTTTTTGCGGAGGCGGACCGTTAGCTTCCGTCGCAACGATCGCCGAGATGCAAAAACCGTGCCGGTTCCGGCGGCGGACGCTTCCAGCGGGGTGCGTAACGGGCGGGGCTGTTTTTCGCGGGGGCGTCTTGTTTCCCTGCGGCCCAGGCGTTAAACTGGTCGTTGTTTCATCGAGCAAGCATCCCGTTCTCCGATGAGGAGCTCATGAGTATTGAAACCGCAACGGCTGTGGTTGGGGGCGACGAGGGCCTCTGGGCTTGGATCCGGCGCCGCCGCTGGCCGCTCGTCATCTTTACCGTGGCGTTGGCCCTGCGGCTGGGTGCGGTGTTCACCCTGGCCGATGAGCCCCTGGGCATGGTCAACGTCGCCGACGCCTACAAGTACGAGGAGCTGGCCGACGAGATCCTGTCCGGGGACCTGCTGGCCGGTGACGAGGCCTTTTTTCATTCGTCGACGGGTTACCCCTACCTGCTGGCCCTGGTCTGGTCGATCTTCGGCAAGTCGCTGACCTTGGTGCGGGTGTTGCAGGCCCTGGCGGGGGCGCTGACGGCGGTGGTGCTGTTCGCGATCGCCCGGCGGTTGTTCGGCGGCGAAGCGGACACCGAACGGCGGCGCGGCGAGATCGTCGGCCGAATCACGGGTTTGGCGACGGCGTTCTACGGCTATCTGGCCTTCCTGGAATGGGACACCTTGATGACGGCCTGGGAGCTGCTGTTTCTGGCCTTGGCGCTATGGTTTCTGCTGCGCTTTTTGGACGAGCGCGGCTGGGGGCGACTCGTTGGCGCCGGAGTTTTCTGCGGCCTGGCGGCGCTGGGGCGGCCGAACACCTGGCTGGTGGCGCTGGTGTTGGCGG is a genomic window containing:
- the rpsG gene encoding 30S ribosomal protein S7 — its product is MSRRQKVSRRKLTPDPLHGSPLVTRFINNLMYDGKKSTAEHIFYDALELVEKKTGKEGFQVFQDALKNVKPTLEVKSRRIGGATYQVPLEVSPERKVTLAIRWMISFARKRHEHGMTNKLAMELIDAHNGVGASVKKREDTHRMAEANKAFAHFRV
- a CDS encoding 30S ribosomal protein S12, with the protein product MPTVNQLVRKGRKVHRKKTKSPALQSCPQRKGVCTRVWTVTPKKPNSALRKVARVRLTNGIEVTSYIPGEGHNLQEHSIVLVRGGRVKDLPGVRYHIVRGTLDAIGVSGRKQQRSKYGTRKEG